A section of the Streptomyces sp. NBC_01363 genome encodes:
- a CDS encoding nitrous oxide reductase family maturation protein NosD — MNRSAVPAEVFRTALRLSVLVVSVALAATGCSGTGSTSGDARHPAGSVLRVPQDFPSVQQAVDVAREGETVLIGPGVYRESVRVTKPRLVLRGTDRNKVVFDGGVRLANGITVTGAGSVVENLTVHGYLANGVLFTGVTDERLQQRGAGGSAYDPLDTTRFPAVRGFRATRVTAYNNGLYGIYAFDARDGVIEDSYASGHADSGIYVGQCKPCGTVVRGNTVERNAVGIELTNASDGLSVLGNRVVRNRVGVTVNSNDLEALAPQHGAVIAGNVVADNNAADTPEQADGGFGIGIGIGGGTANRVQRNLVRGNRAAGVVVTDPPGHPASGNRIEGNRATGNGIDLVLASADPGNCFAGNRPDTQSPNGLEGHAGCGTRGRGALPTGRTAPVQAPPGVPFSQVPAPPAQPSMPDPTAPGSPATGLPGAVDAAAYPLPKDVDAAPHAR; from the coding sequence TTGAATCGTTCGGCAGTCCCGGCGGAGGTGTTCCGGACGGCGCTGCGTCTGTCGGTGCTGGTCGTCTCGGTCGCGTTGGCGGCCACCGGGTGCTCCGGTACGGGGTCGACGTCCGGCGATGCGCGGCATCCGGCGGGGAGCGTGCTGCGCGTTCCGCAGGATTTCCCCTCGGTGCAGCAGGCGGTGGACGTCGCTCGTGAGGGCGAGACGGTGCTGATCGGCCCGGGTGTGTACCGGGAGAGCGTGCGCGTCACCAAGCCCCGCTTGGTGCTGCGCGGAACGGACCGCAACAAGGTGGTCTTCGACGGCGGTGTGCGTCTGGCCAACGGCATCACCGTGACCGGCGCCGGCTCGGTGGTCGAGAACCTCACCGTGCACGGCTACCTCGCCAACGGCGTGCTGTTCACCGGCGTCACCGACGAGCGGTTGCAGCAGCGCGGCGCCGGCGGCTCCGCCTACGACCCGCTGGACACCACCCGCTTCCCTGCCGTCCGGGGCTTCCGCGCGACCCGGGTCACGGCATACAACAACGGCCTGTACGGCATCTACGCCTTTGATGCGCGCGACGGCGTGATCGAGGACTCCTACGCCTCCGGGCACGCCGACTCCGGCATCTACGTCGGCCAGTGCAAGCCCTGCGGCACCGTCGTCCGCGGCAACACCGTGGAGCGCAACGCGGTCGGCATCGAACTGACCAATGCCTCGGACGGCCTGTCGGTGCTGGGCAATCGCGTCGTCCGCAACCGGGTCGGCGTCACGGTCAACTCCAACGACCTGGAGGCCCTCGCCCCGCAGCACGGCGCGGTGATCGCGGGCAACGTGGTCGCCGACAACAACGCCGCCGACACGCCCGAGCAGGCGGACGGGGGCTTCGGCATCGGCATCGGCATCGGCGGCGGCACCGCGAACCGCGTCCAGCGCAACCTGGTCCGGGGCAACCGGGCGGCCGGAGTGGTCGTCACCGACCCGCCGGGGCATCCGGCGAGCGGCAATCGCATCGAAGGCAACCGCGCCACCGGCAACGGCATCGACCTCGTGCTGGCCTCGGCCGACCCCGGCAACTGTTTCGCGGGCAACCGGCCCGACACCCAGAGCCCGAACGGCCTGGAGGGTCACGCGGGCTGCGGCACCCGCGGCCGGGGCGCGCTGCCCACCGGCCGGACCGCGCCGGTGCAGGCGCCGCCCGGCGTACCGTTCAGCCAGGTACCGGCCCCACCCGCCCAGCCGTCCATGCCGGACCCGACGGCCCCGGGCAGCCCGGCGACCGGCCTGCCCGGGGCCGTCGACGCGGCCGCGTATCCGCTCCCGAAGGACGTGGACGCCGCGCCGCACGCACGCTGA
- a CDS encoding SdrD B-like domain-containing protein has protein sequence MTVRVIRAVDNTGVWTPALEPGLAGVKVTLTDDAGTGIEGVTAADGTVTLTPAAGSATSGKYRVQVVNPRPGVLFPAFASRQGLDGAPNQLSSNEEFVDLSGEKNVAYTTGLWSPGDYCQKNAPLVTTCQPTTREGGTQRTLVSFPYDARGQDGVDVNVTNIATNAETGTLFGIAWNKADKRVFSSALAKRTTDYGPGGAGGIYVTDRAQKKTTLFTVVPDAGTTAHGQGTDDAFLTVPGRESLGGIEITDDGKDLFVVNLNNRKLYRYDATVATAAAPEAVAAIPDPGCPAAGDWRPFGLGLQDGVGYLGGVCSGESTGKLSDLRAVVMPFDLGTGAFRKAVLDQPLDYPRQSTVGSGPCDGAGWFPWTSTYPVSQNGRPCGNSTIANPEPELGEIGFESDGSMLLAFRDRFSDRAPAGPTPNSAAIVMSGGDLNKACPANGMYAMDTNNGCGLSPRGTRFFDTSWGGHRNTAFAGMALSKAENTIATSAFDPNHTALGYGTSFLQRDGAQDPEFGLRLNPPGTVAPFGKGASMGDLEVLCDQAPLQIGNRVWYDPERKGIQNPGQRPVVGATVHLYDESGKLVGTTETTARGEYYFDDSNVTGGLRPRTKYTIRLDKPADYAKGGPLHQWVPTEADVGDNHFIDSKGIVPRDARFPERALTTGGPGENDHTYDFGFRQQEGVLRLVKHDQDGRALARAKFQLWKETNGSDELQTTGAEPDTKVGKPCMTGTDGICRGTGAPGTYYWQEVSPPAGYAAPDVTVFGPLVLTSDNLDDGVSVTAVNRRLPATEPTPKPTRPVPDTPGKPGSPGAPGAPGAPGAPGHVPNSGLAATGMSQVVSLALAGCAALTVLGAALVVLMRRRRAQHR, from the coding sequence GTGACGGTCCGGGTGATCCGGGCCGTGGACAACACCGGAGTGTGGACACCCGCGTTGGAACCGGGCCTCGCGGGCGTCAAGGTGACCCTCACCGACGACGCCGGAACGGGCATCGAGGGGGTCACGGCGGCCGACGGCACCGTGACACTGACTCCGGCGGCGGGCAGCGCCACCAGCGGCAAGTACCGGGTGCAGGTGGTGAATCCGAGGCCGGGTGTGCTGTTCCCGGCCTTCGCCTCGCGCCAGGGACTGGACGGTGCGCCCAACCAGTTGAGCAGCAATGAGGAGTTCGTCGACCTCTCCGGCGAGAAGAACGTGGCGTACACCACCGGGCTGTGGAGTCCGGGTGACTACTGCCAGAAGAACGCACCGCTGGTGACGACCTGTCAGCCCACCACGCGCGAGGGAGGGACCCAGCGCACGCTGGTCTCCTTCCCGTACGACGCACGCGGCCAGGACGGCGTCGACGTCAACGTCACGAACATCGCCACCAACGCCGAGACCGGCACACTGTTCGGCATCGCGTGGAACAAGGCCGACAAGCGGGTGTTCTCCTCTGCACTGGCCAAGCGCACCACGGACTACGGTCCGGGCGGCGCCGGGGGGATCTATGTGACCGACCGCGCGCAGAAGAAGACCACCCTGTTCACCGTCGTCCCGGACGCGGGGACCACGGCACACGGCCAGGGTACGGACGATGCCTTCCTCACCGTGCCCGGCAGGGAGAGCCTGGGCGGCATCGAGATCACCGATGACGGCAAGGACCTGTTCGTCGTCAACCTCAACAACCGCAAGCTCTACCGCTACGACGCCACGGTGGCGACCGCGGCGGCGCCCGAGGCCGTCGCAGCCATCCCGGATCCGGGCTGTCCGGCGGCCGGGGACTGGCGCCCCTTCGGCCTGGGCCTGCAGGACGGCGTCGGCTACCTCGGCGGGGTGTGCTCCGGCGAGTCCACCGGGAAGCTCTCGGACCTGCGCGCGGTGGTCATGCCCTTCGACCTCGGCACCGGAGCGTTCCGCAAGGCGGTGCTGGACCAGCCGCTGGACTACCCGCGTCAGTCCACGGTTGGCAGTGGCCCATGCGACGGCGCGGGCTGGTTCCCGTGGACGAGCACCTACCCGGTCTCGCAGAACGGTCGTCCGTGTGGCAACTCCACCATCGCCAACCCCGAACCGGAGTTGGGCGAGATCGGCTTCGAGTCCGACGGCTCGATGCTGCTGGCCTTCCGCGACCGCTTCAGCGACCGCGCGCCAGCCGGTCCCACGCCGAACTCCGCCGCCATCGTCATGTCGGGCGGTGACCTGAACAAGGCCTGCCCGGCGAACGGCATGTATGCGATGGACACCAACAACGGCTGCGGGCTCTCCCCCCGGGGCACCCGTTTCTTCGACACCAGCTGGGGTGGTCACCGCAACACGGCGTTCGCCGGCATGGCGCTCTCCAAGGCCGAGAACACCATCGCGACCTCCGCTTTCGACCCCAACCACACCGCCCTCGGGTACGGCACGTCGTTCCTCCAGCGCGACGGCGCGCAAGACCCGGAGTTCGGCCTGCGCCTCAACCCGCCGGGCACCGTAGCCCCGTTCGGCAAGGGCGCCTCCATGGGCGACCTGGAGGTGCTCTGCGACCAGGCCCCGCTCCAGATCGGCAACCGGGTCTGGTACGACCCCGAGCGCAAGGGCATCCAGAACCCGGGCCAGCGCCCGGTCGTGGGCGCGACCGTCCACCTGTACGACGAGTCGGGCAAGCTCGTGGGGACGACCGAGACGACGGCGCGCGGCGAGTACTACTTCGACGACTCCAATGTCACCGGTGGCCTCCGGCCGAGGACCAAGTACACCATCCGCCTCGACAAACCGGCCGACTACGCCAAGGGCGGCCCGCTCCACCAGTGGGTGCCCACGGAAGCGGACGTCGGCGACAACCACTTCATCGACTCCAAGGGCATCGTCCCGCGCGACGCGCGCTTCCCGGAGCGGGCGTTGACCACCGGCGGGCCCGGAGAGAACGACCACACCTACGACTTCGGCTTCCGGCAACAGGAAGGTGTGCTGCGCCTGGTCAAGCACGACCAGGACGGCAGAGCGCTGGCGCGGGCGAAATTCCAGCTGTGGAAGGAGACGAACGGCTCCGACGAGCTGCAGACCACCGGGGCGGAGCCGGACACGAAGGTCGGCAAGCCCTGCATGACCGGGACCGACGGCATCTGCCGCGGCACCGGCGCACCGGGCACGTACTACTGGCAGGAGGTCAGCCCGCCCGCAGGTTACGCCGCACCGGATGTGACCGTGTTCGGGCCGCTGGTGCTGACCTCCGACAACCTCGACGACGGGGTCTCGGTGACAGCGGTCAACCGACGGCTTCCCGCCACCGAGCCGACACCGAAACCGACGAGGCCGGTACCGGACACACCAGGCAAACCGGGTTCGCCGGGGGCTCCCGGCGCACCGGGTGCACCTGGTGCACCGGGCCATGTACCCAACTCGGGCCTGGCTGCCACCGGCATGAGCCAGGTGGTTTCACTGGCCCTGGCCGGCTGCGCCGCGCTCACAGTTCTCGGTGCGGCACTGGTCGTACTGATGCGCAGGCGAAGGGCACAGCACCGCTAG
- the pcaC gene encoding 4-carboxymuconolactone decarboxylase, which yields MSETTTETLQYRFDGPEDAPILVLGPSLGTSWHMWDRQIPELTQHWRVFRYDLPGHGGAPAHPATAIGDLSDRLLATLDGLGVQRFGYAGCSIGGAIGADLALRHPHRVASLALVAASPRFGSADEFRQRGVVVRTNGLEPMARTAPERWFTPGFAAAQPAIVDWAVQMVRTTDPGCYIAACEALAAFDVRGELGRITAPTLVLVGAEDRVTGPGDARTLVAGIPDARLALVPGAAHLAPVEQPGAVSDLLLTHFSTAWQDTLAAIPVPPSIPQLSAPVLPVAEITAATPQPPTGTTGRADPYEPGLKIRREVLGNAHVDRVLADADDFTEDFQELVTRYAWGEVWTREGLDRRTRSCVTLTALVASGHLEGLAAHVRAALRNGLTPAEIKEVLMQTAVYCGVPAAGAAFSVAQSVIQEETRPRP from the coding sequence GTGAGTGAGACGACGACTGAAACCCTGCAATACCGCTTTGACGGGCCAGAAGACGCACCGATCCTGGTCCTGGGCCCCTCCCTCGGCACCTCATGGCACATGTGGGACCGGCAGATACCGGAGCTCACCCAGCACTGGAGAGTCTTCCGCTACGACCTCCCCGGTCACGGCGGCGCCCCCGCCCACCCCGCCACCGCCATCGGTGACCTCTCCGACCGGCTGCTCGCCACCCTCGACGGTCTCGGGGTCCAGCGCTTCGGGTACGCGGGCTGCTCCATCGGCGGCGCGATCGGCGCCGACCTCGCGCTGCGCCACCCGCACCGGGTCGCCTCGCTGGCCCTGGTCGCCGCCTCGCCCCGGTTCGGCAGCGCCGACGAATTCCGCCAGCGCGGGGTGGTCGTGCGCACCAACGGACTGGAGCCGATGGCTCGCACCGCACCCGAGCGCTGGTTCACCCCCGGGTTCGCCGCCGCGCAGCCGGCCATCGTCGACTGGGCCGTCCAGATGGTCCGCACCACCGACCCCGGCTGCTACATCGCCGCCTGCGAGGCCCTCGCCGCCTTCGACGTCCGCGGTGAACTCGGCCGCATCACCGCCCCGACCCTCGTCCTGGTCGGCGCCGAGGACCGGGTCACCGGACCGGGCGACGCACGCACCCTGGTCGCGGGCATACCGGACGCCCGGCTCGCGCTCGTCCCCGGCGCCGCCCATCTCGCCCCGGTCGAGCAGCCCGGAGCCGTCTCCGATCTGCTCCTCACCCACTTCTCCACGGCCTGGCAGGACACCCTCGCAGCCATCCCCGTCCCGCCGTCCATCCCGCAGCTCTCCGCGCCCGTGCTGCCCGTCGCGGAGATCACCGCGGCCACGCCGCAGCCCCCGACCGGGACCACCGGACGCGCCGACCCGTACGAGCCCGGCCTGAAGATCCGCCGCGAGGTGCTGGGCAACGCCCATGTGGACCGGGTCCTGGCCGACGCCGACGACTTCACCGAGGACTTCCAGGAGCTGGTCACCCGCTACGCATGGGGCGAGGTCTGGACCCGGGAGGGCCTGGACCGCCGTACCCGCAGCTGTGTCACGCTCACCGCGCTGGTCGCCTCCGGCCATCTGGAGGGCCTGGCCGCACACGTCAGGGCCGCCCTGCGCAATGGTCTCACCCCGGCCGAGATCAAGGAGGTGCTGATGCAGACCGCCGTGTACTGCGGCGTCCCCGCCGCCGGAGCCGCGTTCTCCGTCGCCCAGAGCGTGATTCAGGAAGAAACGAGGCCCCGCCCGTAG
- a CDS encoding MBL fold metallo-hydrolase, whose translation MDAVNPVHLTLTKKTHSCIRLEKGGRTLVIDPGGFSEQDAAVGADAMLVTHEHPDHFDEGRLRAGMEADPAAEIWTLRSVADRLAAAFPGRVHTVGHGDTFTAAGFDVQVHGELHAVIHPDIPRITNIGFLVDGSLFHPGDALTVPDRPVDTLLLPVMAPWNKISEVIDYVREVKPRRAIDIHDALLTDLARPIYDNQIGSLGGADHGRLAPGESTGL comes from the coding sequence ATGGACGCCGTGAACCCCGTGCACCTGACACTGACCAAGAAGACGCACTCCTGCATTCGTCTGGAGAAGGGCGGGCGGACGCTCGTCATCGACCCGGGCGGCTTCTCCGAGCAGGACGCCGCCGTCGGCGCCGACGCGATGCTGGTGACGCACGAGCACCCCGACCACTTCGACGAGGGGCGGCTGCGCGCGGGCATGGAGGCCGACCCGGCCGCCGAGATCTGGACCCTGCGCAGCGTCGCCGACCGGCTCGCTGCGGCCTTCCCCGGGCGCGTCCACACCGTCGGCCACGGCGACACCTTCACCGCGGCGGGCTTCGACGTACAGGTGCACGGCGAGCTGCACGCGGTGATCCACCCGGACATCCCGAGGATCACCAACATCGGCTTCCTGGTCGACGGCTCGCTCTTCCACCCGGGCGACGCGCTCACCGTCCCCGACCGGCCCGTCGACACCCTGCTGCTCCCGGTGATGGCCCCCTGGAACAAGATCTCCGAGGTCATCGACTACGTACGCGAGGTCAAGCCGCGCCGCGCCATCGACATCCACGACGCGCTGCTCACCGATCTCGCCCGCCCGATCTACGACAACCAGATCGGCAGCCTCGGCGGCGCCGACCACGGCCGACTGGCCCCGGGGGAATCGACCGGCCTGTGA
- a CDS encoding exodeoxyribonuclease III: protein MRIATWNVNSITARLPRLLAWLESTGTDVLCIQETKCTAEQFPADALRELGYESAVNATGRWNGVALVSRAGLSDVVEGLPDGPDYDGVQEPRAISATCGPVRVWSVYVPNGREVEHAHYAYKLRWFEALQKAVASDAAGSKPFAVLGDFNVAPTDEDVWDPALFEGATHVTPAERAALAALREEGLSDVMPRPLKYDRPYTFWDYRELRFPKNKGMRIDLVYGNAPFVAAVADSYVDREERKGKGASDHAPVVVDLDI from the coding sequence ATGCGCATCGCCACCTGGAACGTCAATTCGATCACCGCCCGGCTCCCGAGGCTGCTGGCCTGGCTGGAGAGCACCGGCACGGATGTGCTGTGCATCCAGGAGACCAAGTGCACCGCCGAACAGTTCCCGGCGGACGCGCTCCGCGAGCTCGGCTACGAGTCCGCGGTCAACGCCACCGGCCGGTGGAACGGCGTGGCGCTGGTCTCCCGGGCCGGCCTGTCCGACGTGGTCGAGGGACTGCCGGACGGCCCGGACTACGACGGGGTGCAGGAGCCGCGGGCCATCTCCGCGACCTGCGGCCCGGTCCGGGTCTGGTCGGTCTACGTGCCCAACGGCCGCGAGGTCGAGCACGCGCACTACGCGTACAAGCTGCGCTGGTTCGAGGCCCTGCAGAAGGCCGTCGCCTCGGACGCCGCCGGCTCGAAGCCGTTCGCCGTCCTGGGCGACTTCAACGTGGCCCCGACCGACGAGGACGTCTGGGACCCGGCGCTGTTCGAGGGCGCCACGCATGTCACCCCCGCCGAGCGTGCCGCCCTCGCCGCACTGCGCGAGGAAGGGCTGTCGGACGTCATGCCGCGCCCGCTCAAGTACGACCGCCCGTACACCTTCTGGGACTACCGGGAGCTGCGCTTCCCGAAGAACAAGGGCATGCGGATCGACCTGGTCTACGGCAACGCGCCCTTCGTCGCGGCGGTCGCGGACAGCTATGTGGACCGGGAGGAGCGCAAGGGCAAGGGCGCGTCCGACCACGCCCCGGTGGTCGTGGACCTCGACATCTGA
- a CDS encoding Cmx/CmrA family chloramphenicol efflux MFS transporter, translated as MPFAVYALGLAVFAQGTSEFMLSGLVSDIADDLHVSIPAAGLLTSAFAIGMIVGAPLMALFSRNWPRRRALVFFLCVFSAVHVIGALTPGYGLLLATRVVGALANAGFWAVALVTAVSMVGPEARARATSVVVGGVTIACVAGVPAGAALGGHWGWRSAFWAVALVSVPAVAVIARTVPAGRPESTPAPASVELRTLAGPRLLLTLLTSALVQGATFCAFSYVEPLATHVTGLAPVWVPGLLALFGLGSFIGVTAAGRLVDTRPVTFTAAGLVALVIGWTGFALTAGSPFATVALVLVQGMLAFGTGTALISWVFRLAADAPTLSGSFATAAFNVGGALGPWLGGLAIGAGFGFRSPLWVSALLMVLALGAAGAALGMRRTADRGRDGIPAV; from the coding sequence ATGCCATTCGCTGTCTACGCGCTCGGGCTCGCCGTCTTCGCCCAGGGCACATCCGAATTCATGCTGTCCGGTCTGGTCTCGGACATCGCCGACGACCTGCATGTGTCCATCCCCGCCGCAGGGCTGCTGACCTCGGCCTTCGCGATCGGAATGATCGTCGGGGCGCCGTTGATGGCGCTCTTCAGCCGGAACTGGCCGCGCCGCCGCGCCCTCGTCTTCTTCCTCTGTGTCTTCAGCGCCGTCCATGTCATCGGCGCGCTCACCCCCGGCTACGGACTGCTCCTCGCGACGCGGGTCGTCGGGGCCCTGGCCAATGCGGGCTTCTGGGCGGTGGCCCTGGTGACCGCGGTCTCCATGGTCGGGCCCGAAGCACGGGCACGCGCCACATCGGTGGTGGTCGGGGGCGTCACCATCGCCTGTGTGGCCGGGGTGCCCGCCGGTGCGGCGCTGGGCGGGCACTGGGGGTGGAGGTCGGCCTTCTGGGCCGTGGCCCTGGTCTCCGTACCGGCCGTCGCCGTGATCGCCAGGACCGTTCCGGCGGGGCGGCCGGAGTCCACTCCCGCTCCCGCGAGCGTCGAACTGCGGACCCTGGCCGGCCCGCGGCTGCTGCTGACCCTGCTGACGAGCGCCCTCGTACAGGGGGCTACGTTCTGCGCGTTCTCCTACGTCGAACCGCTCGCCACCCATGTGACAGGGCTCGCCCCGGTCTGGGTCCCCGGTCTGCTGGCGCTGTTCGGACTGGGCTCGTTCATCGGTGTCACGGCCGCCGGCCGGCTCGTCGACACACGGCCGGTCACCTTCACCGCGGCCGGTCTGGTGGCTCTGGTGATCGGCTGGACCGGGTTCGCGCTGACCGCGGGCAGCCCGTTCGCCACGGTGGCGCTCGTCCTCGTCCAGGGGATGCTCGCCTTCGGCACCGGTACGGCGCTGATCTCCTGGGTGTTCCGGCTGGCGGCCGACGCGCCGACCCTGTCCGGCTCGTTCGCCACAGCCGCGTTCAATGTGGGCGGCGCGCTCGGCCCCTGGCTGGGCGGCCTGGCGATCGGTGCGGGATTCGGCTTCCGGTCGCCGCTGTGGGTGAGCGCCCTGCTGATGGTCCTGGCGCTGGGCGCCGCCGGGGCGGCACTGGGGATGCGGCGTACCGCCGATCGCGGTCGGGACGGCATCCCCGCGGTCTGA
- a CDS encoding site-specific integrase produces MDYFFTSRSKVRRFYEPIPEIGLDGAQYTSRDKALKDGTPFFLGPDMRPREPHCSFFFELAKTLEAKSLQDYAYDFLDLDDFLARLDPPADVLSADEDDLIAYRDYCTEYRDEPMGPATWKRRRATINRFYDWAVDEAKVLDRRPYYRKKNGRDILSWGSTTQLDVRHLTFEQWWFLDRVGLRGLLPDGSADPSFRSGHALRNSCGGNLAITTGLRLREFSTLFDIEVGPARRDGSACEVELEAIAKFGLPRTVEVQDAMLRDLDWYRRTERASCIRKAARNLHRQRDELFVVDDVNLRTMKVSGIHEGRRRTYTVKAMKAPLRRITVIEGDHGLEPMALFVGRNGRMISSQRWEQVFAAAHVRTLRIAAEYGLPLEMPSRVRIHDLRHTFAIFMLEQLTELLIAQDAEQFRLTGRTPAYAADHVSRNPFLTIMRLLGHRRPESTMRYLTYKRKTNLLVARAIRDWNEQDRTYADLAARHASGWVA; encoded by the coding sequence ATGGACTACTTCTTCACGTCACGCAGCAAGGTACGTCGTTTCTACGAGCCGATACCCGAGATAGGTCTGGACGGAGCTCAGTACACGAGCCGAGACAAGGCCCTGAAGGACGGCACCCCGTTCTTCCTCGGGCCGGACATGCGGCCCAGGGAGCCTCACTGTTCGTTCTTCTTCGAACTGGCCAAGACGCTTGAGGCGAAGTCCCTGCAGGACTACGCCTACGACTTCCTCGACCTGGACGACTTCCTGGCCAGGTTGGACCCGCCGGCCGACGTTTTGTCGGCTGATGAGGACGATCTGATCGCCTACCGCGACTACTGCACCGAGTACCGCGATGAACCGATGGGTCCGGCAACGTGGAAGCGCCGGCGGGCCACGATCAACCGCTTCTACGACTGGGCCGTCGACGAGGCGAAGGTACTCGATCGGCGCCCGTACTACCGCAAGAAGAACGGCAGGGACATTCTGTCCTGGGGTTCGACCACCCAGCTGGACGTGCGCCATCTGACCTTCGAGCAATGGTGGTTCCTGGACCGGGTGGGCCTTCGCGGACTGCTGCCCGACGGGTCGGCCGACCCCTCGTTCCGCTCCGGGCACGCGCTGCGGAACAGCTGCGGGGGCAACCTGGCCATCACGACCGGTCTTCGCCTGCGCGAGTTCAGCACCTTGTTCGACATCGAGGTCGGTCCTGCGCGTCGGGACGGATCCGCCTGCGAGGTCGAGCTGGAGGCGATCGCGAAATTCGGCCTGCCCAGGACCGTCGAGGTCCAGGACGCGATGCTGCGAGACCTGGACTGGTACCGGCGGACCGAGCGCGCCAGCTGCATCCGCAAGGCCGCACGGAACCTGCACCGCCAACGCGACGAGCTCTTCGTCGTCGACGACGTCAACCTGCGCACGATGAAAGTCAGCGGAATCCATGAGGGCCGCCGGCGGACCTACACCGTCAAGGCGATGAAGGCCCCGCTGCGACGGATCACGGTCATCGAGGGCGACCACGGGCTGGAGCCGATGGCACTGTTCGTCGGACGCAACGGGCGGATGATCAGCAGCCAGCGCTGGGAACAGGTCTTCGCCGCCGCCCACGTACGGACGCTACGGATCGCCGCCGAGTACGGCCTGCCTCTGGAGATGCCGAGCAGGGTCCGGATCCACGACCTGCGCCACACATTCGCGATCTTCATGCTCGAGCAGCTGACCGAACTGCTGATTGCCCAGGACGCCGAGCAGTTCCGCCTCACCGGCCGTACACCGGCCTACGCGGCCGACCATGTGTCCCGCAATCCGTTCCTGACCATTATGCGGCTCCTCGGACACCGCCGACCGGAGTCAACCATGCGCTACCTGACGTACAAGAGGAAGACGAATCTGCTGGTCGCGAGGGCTATCAGGGACTGGAACGAGCAGGACCGCACCTACGCGGACCTGGCCGCTCGCCACGCCTCCGGCTGGGTCGCCTGA
- a CDS encoding barstar family protein, with the protein MGSASAGAGFKYSLASDDGGSDFWGFAREARGLFCVSEDGFRQVDLLGCAPRGGLLAALDHVGGHRARAGNADLALLDAEGVEMGSYFVNDVTAIAAKPSTLGAGLVDVTVQLWCDQTLPGSDWMWELIRTGQLNRKGLWHSLDQQGRRAWLSVALWSSEYRRRGKSSDIAPGRVFVLDGQQVHDVDSFYCAIGEAVNGPGGYFGWNLDALNDCLRGGWGAAPPFTLEWQYAEVARSRLVEHRAVQGDPATLFELILHIIGEHDVEVVLV; encoded by the coding sequence GTGGGATCAGCAAGTGCCGGGGCAGGGTTCAAGTACTCCCTGGCCAGTGACGACGGTGGTAGCGACTTCTGGGGCTTCGCCCGCGAGGCCAGGGGCTTGTTCTGTGTGTCAGAGGACGGCTTTCGGCAGGTCGATCTGCTGGGGTGCGCACCTCGCGGCGGGCTGCTGGCCGCCCTTGACCATGTCGGCGGCCACCGCGCCCGGGCGGGGAACGCCGACCTGGCCCTACTGGATGCCGAAGGCGTCGAGATGGGGTCCTACTTCGTCAACGACGTCACCGCGATCGCCGCCAAGCCCTCGACCCTTGGTGCCGGCCTTGTCGATGTCACCGTGCAGCTCTGGTGCGACCAGACGCTTCCCGGCTCCGATTGGATGTGGGAGCTGATCCGAACCGGGCAGCTGAACCGGAAGGGCCTGTGGCACTCCCTGGACCAGCAAGGTCGGCGTGCGTGGTTGTCCGTGGCCCTGTGGTCCAGCGAATACCGGCGCCGCGGCAAGAGCTCGGACATCGCGCCGGGCCGCGTTTTCGTGCTGGACGGCCAGCAGGTCCACGACGTGGACAGCTTCTACTGTGCGATCGGCGAGGCGGTCAACGGGCCCGGCGGGTACTTCGGGTGGAACCTCGACGCTTTGAATGACTGTCTCAGAGGCGGCTGGGGTGCCGCGCCTCCGTTCACCCTGGAATGGCAGTATGCCGAAGTTGCCAGGTCACGGCTGGTGGAACACCGGGCTGTGCAGGGTGACCCGGCCACCTTGTTCGAGCTGATCCTGCACATCATCGGAGAGCATGACGTCGAGGTCGTCCTGGTGTGA
- a CDS encoding NUDIX domain-containing protein, with protein sequence MDPGETSRAAAVRELAEETGVHVAPGHLRQIGVWDQPDRDPRGRYITAAYLTVVPVGTPIVAGDDARTARWWPVDDLPPLAFDHADILSSVAVGSTA encoded by the coding sequence GTGGACCCCGGCGAGACGAGTCGTGCGGCAGCCGTCCGGGAGCTGGCCGAGGAAACAGGTGTCCACGTGGCACCCGGCCACCTGCGCCAGATCGGCGTTTGGGACCAGCCCGACCGCGACCCGCGCGGCCGGTACATCACGGCCGCGTACCTCACCGTCGTCCCTGTCGGCACCCCGATTGTTGCCGGAGACGACGCCCGCACCGCCCGCTGGTGGCCCGTAGACGACCTGCCGCCGCTGGCGTTCGACCACGCTGACATCCTCAGCAGCGTGGCCGTGGGATCAACCGCCTGA
- a CDS encoding DNA-binding protein translates to MAADRGLVSEKDATYYAGWPGATIRRWAHEGRIQRYGSGRGQVRYNVFELNKAERDEWTRELISPGETPPLSEVANAA, encoded by the coding sequence ATGGCCGCCGACCGCGGACTCGTCAGCGAGAAGGACGCCACCTACTACGCAGGCTGGCCCGGAGCCACCATCCGGCGCTGGGCTCACGAAGGGCGGATCCAGCGATACGGGTCCGGGCGCGGCCAGGTTCGCTACAACGTCTTCGAGCTGAACAAAGCCGAACGCGACGAATGGACGCGCGAGCTCATCAGCCCCGGAGAGACGCCGCCGCTGTCCGAAGTTGCCAACGCGGCCTGA